GAGGCATAAAACTGGTGGTAGAAAATGCCCCCGCCCATGCCTTTGTTAATGGCAGAATGATTAACGGCATTCAAGACCACTTATTTTCAGTATTGCGCGACATCGTCTACACCCACCATAAAATCACCAGCGGTGGCCGCTTCGACTTTAGCAGTGGCGACGGTATTACCGATGCGGTGTTTCGTATCTTGCGCAATGCCGGGGTGGTAAAACCCAACCGTGCCCCTAATTTAATGGTGTGCTGGGGCGGCCATGCCATACAGCGCAATGAGTACGACTACACCAAAGATGTGGGCTACCAATTAGGTTTGCGTGGCTTTGATATAGCCACCGGTTGCGGCGTAGGCGCCATGAAAGGCCCTATGAAAGGTGCTGTTATAGGCCACGGCAAACAACAAATCCGCAATGGCCGTTACTTGGGGATTACCGAACCGGGTATTATTGCTTCGGAATCACCCAACCCTACGGTCAATGAATTAGTGGTACTTCCGGATATAGAAAAACGTCTCGAAGCTTTTGTGCGCCTCTCCCACGGCATTATTGTGTTCCCCGGTGGCGCGGGCACCGCTGAAGAAGTGCTGTTTTTATTGGGCTTACTGATGCACCCGGATAATCGTGATATCCCTATGCCGTTAATCTTTACTGCGCCGGAAGAAAGTGCCGACTATTTTAAACTGTTAGATGCCTTTATCGCCGACACCCTAGGTGAGCAAGCTCAAAGCTTTTATCAAATTATTATTGGCGACCCCGAAAAAGTGGCGATACAGTGCTCCCAAGGTATAGAAAAAGTACATAAACATCGCCGCCTAACCAATGAGTCCTATGCCTATAACTGGCTGCTAACCATCCCCCATGAAATGCAACAGCCCTTCGACCCCAGCCACGACAATATGCGTAATTTAAAACTAGACCGCGAGCAACCCCCGCACTTATTAGCCGCCGAATTAAGACGCGCCTTTTCTGGCATAGTGGCAGGTAACGTTAAAGCCTGTGGCATAGAGCGGGTAAAAGCCCACGGCCCTTTCCAGCTACAAGGCGACAAAAGCCTAATCCACGCGTTAAACGATTTACTCAGTAATTTTGTTAAACAAGGCAGGATGAAAATTAACGGAGAGTATAAGCCTTGTTATAAGTTGTAGGCCAGTCGCTAGTTTATAGTCTCTAGTCTCTAGGTTTTAAAACTAGAGACTGTGATCTCAGTACTAGCGACTGTTACTCTTTATATTCCCCAAACATGCCCGATAGTGCTGCTTTCTCTTCCAGGCTTACCGAAAATTCTGGCTTGCGCTCTAGCACTTCGTGAACCACTTGGTTGCGGCCCTGATCTTTGGCTTGATACAGGCAGCGGTCAGCGCGCTCTACCAATTGCTGGGCGCTGATGCTGCCTTGTTGAGTCTCGTATAGCGCCACCCCCAAGCTGGCGGTGAGGCCTATATCTTGCCCTGCTACCATCACTGGCGTGAGCGCTATGGTTGCTCTAATACGCTCAGCTACCTGTAAGGCGGTGACTATATCAATGGAAGGCAAAATCACGGCAAACTCTTCGCCGCCATATCGGCAAGAAGTGTCTAACTGCCTAGTCGTTTTGGATAAAATCTGAGCCGTGCTCACCAAGGCCTGGTTGCCCACCTCATGGCCCCAGCTATCGTTCACTTTTTTAAAGTGGTCCAAGTCCACCATAATCAAGGCCGTGGCTTGTTGGCTGCGGCGCGTGCGCTCCATTTCCTGCTCCAGCACCGCGGTGAAATGGCGAAAGTTATACAGCCCAGTTAAGCTGTCGGTGCGCACCTGCTGCTGTAAACCCGCAACTTCATGGCGCAGCGTAATCACCTCTTCGATAATAGGACAACTAGGCTCATTGACTGGGCATTGCGGGCTAGGCTGATTGGTCACAAAGTGATCCTAGGGGGAAAGTTATCATTAGCACACAATATAAATTTAACATGGGTGGATATCCAGTCTAATAGAATTATTTTTATACCCAGACAGTGCGGGTATTCACACCATGAAAATGCTAACTATAGAAGATATCCGCTAGCTACAGTTTGGGATACCCGCCCTAGTTAGGACAACGGCTAAGCTCTAGCGAGTAGCCTTACAGCTAGTCGGCTGTTATTGACTTCGCCCTAGTGATAATAGCGGTAGCAACACCCAGCCTGGACGATTTTGAAGCTAAGCCCCGAATCGCCTTCTAAACTAGTAATCAGTATCCGCCATAGGCATGGCGCGACCGTTGGACAGACGCAACAGGCCGCGTATCAACCTGTACATCACCCACAGCCCCACCACCCAAAACATAATGATGCCCAAAGGTATGCCTATTAAGGTAAACAATAGGGCAAAAGCGATAGCAAACCACAGTAGCGCATACCAAAAAGTGCGTATTTGCCAGCTAAAATGTGAAGCCAAATAACTATCCTGCACCTCATCCTGCTTGGCATAGTTTAATATCACCGCAATCAGTGAAGGCCAACCGGTTAAAAAGGCGGTAACGATAAAAGCGGGCGTCATTAAGCCGCTAATGGCGCTAAACAAATGCAGGCAATAAATAACATAGGTGAAAGTCACTAGGTTGCCCTTGGGCGGTACATTATTCATTACAGAACTCCGGCAGGTTGATTCAAAAGCTAGGGATTGATAGCTAACAGCTCTACTTCAAAAATCAGCGTAGAACCCGGTGGAATTTGACCCGCACCGCGGTTGCCGTAGGCCAAGTCACTGGGGATAAAAAAACGTTTCTTTTCACCTACCACCATGGTTTTTAAACCTTCGGTCCAGCCTTTAATCACCTGGTTTAAACCAAACTCTATAGCTTGACCACGCTCTACCGAGCTATCAAACACTACGCCGTTAATCATAGTGCCGTGGTAATGCACTTTCACCCTATCGCTGGCGGCAGGATGCACTGTGCCGCTACCCGCTTGTAATAGCACGTACTGCAAACCCGAATCCGTAGTCACTACCTCCTCGGCCTGGCCATTAGTACTTAAGAAATCTTTGCCTAATTGTAGGTTTTGCTCTGTAGCCTGGCTGTTGCCAGCAAAAAATTTATAGAGCAAAAACACCAACACGACAACAGCAATAATCACAATAACTTTAAACACGGCTCTTCCCATCAATTAATAAAGGCGATCAATAATTTAGCGCGAACTGTAACGGCTTATGCGCTGTAATGCCACAGCCCATAGGCCAATACCGCCACTGCCACTATTGCCACCCCCCCCCACAGCCAAGTTTTGCTTGCGCTGGTTTGGCTTTGCGCCTCTATCTGCTGCTGACGCTGATCAATTTCGCTGAGGTCTAACGATTGGCTGGGGGTTTTGCGCTCGCGCTGCACGCGCTCTATGTCGGCTTGGGTAATAGCTGAGCGCACCATGGTCACATCCATAGCCACGTCTGTTTTAGCCGCCACGGGTGAATGCACCACAAAATCCAAAAAGGCGAAGCTCACAGTTTCGCCGCCGGTTAAAGTATATTCACTAACCCGTTCGCCATTAACAAAGCAGCCATTGGATGAGCCCAAATCTTTTAAATGCAGGGTGTCACCCAACACCGTTAACTCAGCATGCTTACGGGATAGGTGTTTAAAAGGAATAAATAAATTCACTGCTTTAGAGCGACCCAAAATGCTTTTATCGGTAATCAAAAAAGGCCGATCTTTTAATTTTGGATGTTCAGCAACCAACGTCCATACCGTGGGTTTTTTTACCGCGGCTTTGGGGCTGCTAGAAGCTGCGGCGCTAGCGCTGTGTTTTTTCGGGTCTATAACGAGCAAACGCTCGCCGCCTATGCGTATTTCATCCCCTTCCTGTAAGGTTTGGGCCTCGCTCAACTGCTGATTGTTCACATAGCAAACACAACCGGGTTGCGGCGTTAAGGTAATACTGTCATTACTCATGCTGATGTGCGCATGCAGCGCTTGAATGCCCAAGCCCGGTAAGGGCACATTGCAGCGGCTGTCGCTGCCTACGCTAAGCTGCTCACCAACTAACCAATAGCTACGCGAGGGTTTATCTTTAAGTTGTAGCTTTAACATAGTGGGCGTTGATCTCTTATCGTTGTTATAGAATGCCGGCTCCAGCATTTAAAATATAGCTTAAAAACCGTATAAGCTATTCATTTAAAAGATCTTTTCTTAAAAGTGAGACCTATGCACCTTTGAAATATAGTGCCAAACGCCACCAAGGTCTACAATGATGTATCAACCCGTACCGCTTTTAGCAGCCACCGACGACCTATAAAAAGAACAGCACATGCCGGTAACTATGCCCTACAGATCAGACTACTGCTCAGACCATTGTCATCCCTGTTCATTCAACAGCTCATTGCAAAGGAGCAGTTGAATGGCAATACCTGGTTACAGGATATTACGTAAAATACGCCAGGGAGGCATGTCTACCGTTTATTTAGCGGTACAAAAAAGTGTTGATAGAGAAGTGGCCATCAAGGTGATGTCGCCCAGCTTAAACAACGACCCCAGTTTTGGCAGCCGCTTTTATCGCGAAGCCAAAATAGTGGGCAAGCTCTCACACCCCAATATTATTTCTATTTACGATGTGGGTAGCTACAAACACTATAACTACATCGCCATGGATTACCTGCCCGGCCTGCCCTTGCAGGATACCCTGAAAAGCAAAGGGGTAAGCCCACAGCAGGCTGTCACCATAGTACGTGAAATGGCCGCTGCCCTACATTACGCCCACCAGCAGGGCTTTATACACCGCGATATTAAACCCGATAATATTTTATTTCGTGACGATGGCTCATCGGTGTTGTGCGATTTCGGCATAGCCAAATCCACTAAAACCGATATGAATATGACCAACATAGGCTCGGTGTTAGGCACCCCGCACTATATGAGCCCCGAACAAGCCCAGGGCAAAACCATAGACGGCCGCGCCGATTTATACAGCTTAGGGGTCGTGTTTTTTGAAATGCTTACCGGCCAGCCGCCTTTTAGCAGTGACGACCCCATAGCGGTTGCGGTTAAACATATGACCAGCCCGGTACCGAAACTGCCGGGGGCCTTAAAAATATTCCAACCTATTATTAATCGTATGTTGGCTAAAAAACCGGCGGCGCGTTACCAAACCGGTAAAGAGATTATTGACGCACTGGATGCCCTACAACCCAAGCTCAACCGTACCCACTATACCCAGCATACCCAGCACTCAACCCTGCAAGTATACAATTTAGTACAGGCGCTATTTTCTGCGCTCACCACGGCGGTTAGCCTCAGCCTGCAACGCCTGCTCATGAGCCGCAAACAATTTAGCCCCTCAACAGTGCAACTCGATCAACAAGAGCTGGAACAAATTGATGATTTTATTTTAAAAAATAAAGAGTCAGAAATTCGCAGCCGTATTATTACCAAACCTATTAGCAACAAAAACCGCGCCTGGTTTTACATACCCGCCTTTTTAGCCATAACCATTATGGGGGGTTTTATTTATTTAAACGATTATCAGCCCGAAACCTTACATGACTATGCCCAACGCTTGGACAACTTACAGCAAACCCTACAAGAGCAACCCCTCACCCTGCCTCAACCGCCCACAGCAGAACCAGCACCACTAGCGGCAGCAGAAGCCATAGTGCGCGACAAAGCACCCAGCCAATATATCACCGCCAAAAAATATCCACTGACTATAAAAACCGAGCCGCAACATGCGCGGGTAAAAATAACCAATATCAAACCGACCTATCAAAACGGCATAAAACTAGAGCAAGGCAAATATCATATAGAGGTCAGCGCCCCTGATTATCACAGCCAAGACTTCTGGATTAGTCTTAGCAATCAAGGCCTCACCGAAAGCGTACGTCTTAAACCCACCCGCCGACTCTTAGCCGCAGGCAGCATTATTAAAGACACTTTATCGGATGGCAGCGCGGCCCCTACCATGGTGGTGATACCCAAAGGGCAACTCACAATAGATGGACAGCAACCCTATACACTGACATTAGACCAGGCTATCGCCATAGCCAGCACTGAAGTGACCTTTAGTGATTACGATAAATTCGCCACCGCCACTGGGCAAAAACTGCCCGATGATTACCAGTGGGGCCGCGGCAGACGCCCGGTGGTAGGGGTAAATCGGCAAGATGCCAAAGACTATGGCCACTGGTTAAGCGAAGAAACCGGCCAACACTACCGCCTGCCCACACAACAGGAATGGGAATACGGCCACCGCGCCAATAGCAGCAGCGCCTACTGGTGGGGTGAAAAAGCCAAAGCCGGCAGCGCCAACTGCCGGCGCGGCTGCGACAGCGAGTGGAGCAAGCTGTTTAGCTCATCCACCGCCCCGGTAGCCAGCTACCCCGCCACCCCCTACGGCCTATACGACACCGCAGGCAATGTCGCCGAATGGTTAGCCGATTGCGCCGAAATGGATAACAACCAAGAGCGCTGCCTACAAGGCCTAACCGCCGGCGGCTCACACGAGAGCAGTTTGAAATATTTACAAAGTCACATGCGTAAAAAAACCGATGCCACTACGCGCAGTGAAGCTATCGGTTTTAGGTTGCTATTAGAACTCTAGAGTCGCTAGTTCGTAGTCTCTAGTCTCTAGTCTCTAGCGACTGTGAACTAGCAACTAGAGACTGCTACAAATTTTCTTTTAAATAGGCCAACGCATCTTCGTGATGAGTTTTAGTTTTAAACTTATCTAACACCGTCAGTAAGCGACCGTCTTTGCCTATCACAAAGCTGGTGCGTATTAAGCCCATAAACTCGCGGCCCATAAATTTCTTCATCCCCCAGCAGCCGTATTTTTCGGCGATGGCGTGATCTTCGTCAGACAGCAAGGTGAAGTTTAGCGCCTTCTTTTCAATAAAGTTTTGCAGCTTGCCGACAGGATCTGGGCTCACGCCTAAAACCACGGTATCTAAATCCTCAAACTCTTTTTTATAGTCCCGTATAGCACAGGCTTGGGTAATACAGCCTGGAGTCATGGCCCTGGGGTAAAAATACAACAAGACATTTTTTTTGCCTTTAAAGTCTTTCAAGCTGACCTTGTCGCCATCTTGATTCAGTAGGCTAAATGCGGGAGCCATATTGCCGATTTTAGGGTGTGTCATTTTATCTCCTTTGAGCACTGCAAAAATTAATGAAGGCAGCGGATTAAACATTATTAATAACCATAATTATTGATCATAACTACTGACCATCATCGTCTAGCAGCTCTAGTGCGTCTAGCTCTTCATCGGCCTGATTTAGCATGACTTCGTCTGGCATTTTCTTTTTCACTTTCGCCCCCAGCTTTTCCAGCTTAGCGGTGCTACCCACTAAATTACCCCGGCCGGTACTGAGTTTATTGAGTGCACTGCGCTGTGACTCACTGGCTTTGTCTAAGTGGTAGGCAATTTTATTAATATCCTCAACAAAATTAACAAACTTATCGTGCATGGCTCCGGCTTGGCGGGCTATCTCCTCGGCGTATTTATTTTGTCGCTCATAGCGCCAAATACTTTGCACCGTGCGCAAGGTCGCCAATAAAGTGGTGGGGCCAACGACGATAATGTTTTTTTCGTAAGCTTCACTATACATCGCCTGATCATACTCAAAGGCCGCCATAAAGGCCGCTTCTATGGGTATAAAAATAAACACGAAATCTAGGCTGCGTATGCTTTTTAAATCTTGGTAATTCTTTTGGCTTAAGCCCTGTATATGGTTACGCACCGATTGCACATGGGCTTTTAAGGCCAGCTGGCGCTCGCCCTCATCCTCTAACTTGCAATAGCGTTCGTAGTCTACCAATGACACTTTCGAATCTATAATAATGTCTTTATTCTCAGGCAGACGCACGATAACGTCGGGGGCTCTACGGCTGCCGCTATCATCACTTAAGTTAACCTGCGTGTCATATTCGTGGCCCTTGCGTAAACCCGAATCCTCCAATACCCGCTCTAAAATAACTTCACCCCAATTGCCCTGGGTTTTGTTATCACCTTTTAAAGCCTTGGTAAGATTGAGCGCATCTAAGCTCATCTTTTGGTTCAGCTCTTTCAGTTGCCCCAACTCAGCAGATAAAGAAACACGGTCGCGACTCTCTTTGTCATACACATCTTCGACTTTCTTTTTAAAATCCACCAGCTGTTCGCGCAGAGGTTTGATGGTGGCATCGAGGTTTTTTTGATTAGCTACATCAAAGCGCTGTGACTTTTCTTCAAAAATACGGTTGGCTAAGCTTTCAAACTCGATACTGAGTTGCTGTTTGGCATCCAATAACAGCTGCAGCTCTTTGTTGTGGCTGAGGGCTTTCTGCTCTAACTCTGTTTTTAAGGATGAAAGCTCAGCTTGCTTAGTGGATAGTTGCTGTTGTGCCTGTTGCCGCTCTTGTTGCTGTTGTTGCAGCTGGCTATAAAGGGCGCCGTGATCTTTTTCTATGGCTTCATGTTGCGCCTGTAGCCGTGTCAGCTGGTCTTTTAACAGGGCGCTTTCGGCATTAAGGCGGCTCTCTATAGCCACCTGCTGTTCAAACTGGCTATAACGCAGCCGCGCCTTGGTGATTAAATAGCTGGCCACCGCACCTATCAATAAGCCCAAGCCCAGTGCGGCCAGCAACTGAAAGTCCATCCAACGCTCCCTATCTATTGTTATTGCTAAATAGCTATTGTATGTCGGCTATAGCTGCTAACCAACCGTTAAATTAACGGATTTAAGCTTGCGATTCCGCGTCAGGGTTGATAATTTTACTAGCCTGTTTAGCAAGATCCCTATTGATCAATAAGTACTCTCATGTTTGAAACCGACAACTCTACATTAGATAAAACACTGGCTGAGCAATTGCGCAGCTTCTGCCTGCAGGGCTACGAGCTATACGATCAAGCGGATTATAAATTGGCGGTACGGCATTTTTATAAGGCTTGGGCTTTATTACCCAAACCCCAGACCCAATGGCTTGAGGCCGGCTGGGTATTAACCGCCTTAGGTGACAGCTACTTTAAGCTGGGCAACTACCACAGCGGCATAGAAGCGCTTAAATCGGCCTTGCACTGCCCTGACACCGACAACAACCCCTTTATCCATATGCGCCTAGGCCAGTGCTACTATAAAAACCACCAACGGGGCATGGCCGCGATTTCTTTACAAACCGCCTTTAAGATAGGTGGTGAAAAGCTCTTTTATAAAGAAGATGCTTGCTATAGCGACTTACTAAAACCCGTCACCTCGACTAAACTAAGCCCATAACGACTTATCCATCACAACGCTCGGAGCCAACATGTTTCTAGAAGTAAAAAAGAACCCTCAGGTATACCTACAAAACAAAGATATGGACCAAGTCAACCTGGCCCCTGTCACCAGCAACTTTCGCATTAACCTAGCACTTATTGCTGAGGTATCTAACTACTCGCTAAAAGAGCCCAAGCAAAAACGCACCTTAACCGGCTACGATTTTGAGCTGCCTATTAATACACGGGTTATCCACTTAGAAATGAGCTACACCCACTCCACCCACAAAATCATGGTAGATGCCGACCATCAGCACACAGTGAACGAGCGCTACTCCTATAAGCTGGTATTTTTGCCCGAAGCCGAAGATGAGTATTTGCGTATACGCAGCATTATCGATAGCCAAACCCTCGCCTAGCCCCTGCTGCTACTTTAACCATGATAAAGCCCTTACCTCGGTAAGGGCTTTTTTATTGCCGGTAAAATCGCCTCCTGTACTTGAGAGTACTAACCCGAGAGCTGAGCCGGATGCAACTGCGATAGGCAGGTAATGGCACAAGGTTATTGCGCAATATAAAAGATGAGCGCTGAGGGAGCGAATGAGACCGGCTGCCTTCCCCGCAGGGGTGCAGGGCTCAAGCGGGAACGAAGGCAGCCCGGAGGGCCGCCATCATGGAGCAATAGCCTTGGGCCATTACCGAGTTAAAAAACCTAAGCCAGATCAACAGATAAGCATTCTTTTTACGTTTTTTACTACCAGGAACAATTTGGGCCAACACAATAGTTTACTGGAACCGAGGGCTGAGCCGGATGCCGCCGCTACATGGACTGGCCCCTCCCCCTTTTCCCTAAAAAGACACCCGCGTCCGCTACTGAGCCTTAAAGCGCTGCGCTGTCTCATCCGCTACCACGGCCAGCCCCTTTATATTCCGCGACAACACCCGGCTCAACCCTCTAGCATCGCGCGTTTTTTAATATCACCGATAAAGAATATGCACCATGATGCCACTGCGATAGACAGGTAATGGCACAAGGTTATTGCGCAATATCAAAGATGAGCGCTGAGGGAGCGAATGAGACCGGCTGCTTTCCCCGTAGGGGAGCCGGGCTCAGGCGGGAGTGAAGGCAGCCCGGAGGGCCGCCATCATGGAGCAATGACCTTGGGCCATTACCGTGGTTAAGAAACCTCTAACCAGATAAGAAAGGAAGATAAACGCAGGATTTTTTATAGCCGCCGTATGACTAAGGCTTAGGGATTAACCGCTCTATACTAGATGAGCGCACGGGGAAAACGCCGCTCTGCCGATCGATAAAATATTCTTTTAATAACTCGGTAATCACCGGAAAGGCCAGTTCAGTCCAAGGAATATCAGCCTCACTAAACAGGTCTACATCGGTACTCTCGGCCCCGGCCTGATAACGCCCCTGCGCCACATCGCCACGATAAAAAACATACACCTGATTAATATGGGGTAAATCGAACAAGCGATAAAACACCGGGTTAATAACTGTGGCACCCGCTTCTTCCTCGCTTTCGCGCAAGGCACCTTCTAGGCTGGTTTCGTGATTCTCCATAAAGCCCGCAGGCAAGGTCCAAAAGCCTTTGCGCGGCTCTATAGCACGGCGGCACAGTAACACGTTGCCTTCATAGAGCGGCAAGGTACCCACTATCACTTTCGGGTTTTGATAATGTATGTGCTCGCAGGACGAACACACATAGCGGCGGCGATTGTCACCCGCGGGAATCAGTTGCTCTACCGACTCACCACAGAGGCTACAAAATTTCATAAAGCATCCAACAGATTACACACTAATAGCGGTGATTAACAAAATGAGACTATAACGACGAAGCACTTAACAGCCCATAAACTAACGAATGATTTAACGAATAGTGCCGTATTTGCCGGCATGAAAAACTAGCGGCTCTTCGTTGCGACGGTAATCCATCTCCAACACTTCACCGACCAAAATAATATGATCACCACCGGGGTATCGGGCCCAGATTTTACATTCCAGACTACTAACAGCGCCGCGCAATATGGGCGAACCCGTTTTACCTATACGATAGTGCTCGTCTAACAGGGTGTGTTGGTCGCGCTTAGCGTAATAGTTGGATAAATCGCGCTGCGAGTCCGACAAAACATTAATCGTGTAATGATCGGCTTTTTCAAAAGCGGCGTAGCAGTCCGAGCTGTTTTGCAAACTCCACAACACTAACGAAGGCTCCAGAGATAGTGCAGCAAATGAATTAACCGTCATGCCAAAAGGCTCAAAACCTTCGGGATGGGCCGTTACTACACATACGCCAGTCGCAAAACTACCCAATGCATCGCGAAACTCACGTAGATCTAAACTCATAAACATTCCTTTTGTGCCACGCAATAGCGTGGCGATAACTGACTTTAATAGTCGGTTATTATAGCGGTAAACCCCAGCTGAATGCGAAAAGAAAATAAGCCATAGCGGTTAAGCGTTATCGGTATTTAACAGCATTTCACCGTGATAACAGCTAGATAAGTAGCTAAACGGCGATGTTACTGCCAGCGTTTAGCGGCCTCGCCGTCGCTTTCACGGGCGTCTAGCCATTGTGCGCCCTGTTCGGTTTGTTCTTTTTTCCAAAACGGCGCCTGGGTTTTGAGGTAATCCATAATAAATTCGCAGGCCTGAAAGGCTTCACCACGGTGCTGACTGCTTACCGCCACTAGCACGATCTGCTCACCGGGCTGTAATAAGCCCACTCGGTGTATAACGGTAGCTGCCAATAGCTGCCAGCGCTGAGCGGCTTGCAGGGTAATGTCTTGGATAGATTTTTCAGTCATGCCGGGATAGTGCTCCAGCTCCATGTTGGCAATGCTCTGGCCATTATGAATATCGCGCACCGTGCCGACAAAATTGACTACCGCACCGGTTTGCAGGCTTTGCTGGCGCAATAAATTAAGTTCAGTGCTTACATCAAAGTCAGCGGTTTGCACTCGCACTTCACACTGCATGCTAACCCCCTGTTACCGGTGGAAAAAACGCTACTTCATCACCATCAGTGACTACGCAATCATCATCCGCTACGGTCTGGTTTACCGCCTGCACGCTATTGGGCGCGGTGAGCACCGCCTGCCAGCTGTCACCATTTTCCGTGATTAGCCACTGCTTAAACGCAGCCAGGCTCATGTTATGAGGTAGGGTAACCGCAACGTCTGATACCCCCAACGCTTCTCTATAAGAGGCAAAAAATAATACTTTAACCATGTTCACGCTCTACTACTGAATCGGCCTGCCAGTGGCCCGATTTACCGCCCCGTTTTTCTAATACCCGTATATCGCCTATGACCATGTCTTTATCCACGGCCTTACACATATCATAAATAGTGAGCGCCGCTACCGACGCCGCGGTTAAGGCTTCCATCTCTACCCCGGTTTGGCCCGCTAATTTACAGCGGCTTTGAATAATCACCCGGCTATTCGCTTCATCAGCCTGTAAGTCGACCTTGATAGAGGTAAGCATTAGGGGATGGCATAGGGGGATTAAATTGGCGCATTGCTTGGCCGCCTGTACCCCGGCAATTTTTGCCACAGTGAAGACATCACCCTTTTTATGGCCGCCCTCCATAATCAGCTTCAAGGTAGCTGGCTGCATGGTAACGGTTGCTTCCGCAACCGCTACGCGCTCGGTCATGGATTTTGCTGTCACATCCACCATTTCCGCTTGGCCGGCATCATTGAGATGGGTAAGTTTAGTCATAGTTAGCCACTACTGTTGTATGTTCATTATGTCTGCAGTTTACCAGCAATACGCTAAGGGTTAAGCCTTACTTTTAAGCCAACCACAAAAGCGATGATGCAAATAACAGCTGCCGCAACAAAAGTCGATTGCGGGCTAATATCCCAAGCCCAACCACTGAGCACCGCGCCCAAGGCGCCGCCAGCACCAAAACTGATGCCGCTATATAGGGCCATGCCCTGGCTTTGGTGGCCACCGATAAAGGAACGCCGCACCATCTCTACGGCAAAGGCATGGAAAGTACCAAAGGAGGCAGCATGTAAGCACTGCGCGACGATCAGCCAGCCACTGCTATCCGCTAAAAAGGCAATTAACAACCAGCGTATGGCCGATAATAAAATACTGCCCAACATAATATGCCTAAGGCTAAAGCGACCTAGTAGCTTGTGCATAACAATAAAAACGAGCACTTCGGCCAACACGCCTAGCGACCACATCATGCCTATAAAGCTGTTGCTGTAATCTTTATTTTGTAAAAACACACTAAAAAACGTGTAGTAAGGGCCGTGCGATAACTGCTGCAAAAAGCAGCAGATTAAAAACGCCAGCACCGCAGGTTGCTTGATAATGCTGAGTAAGGATTGCTTGGGCTCTGCGCTTACGGCTAAGGGCGGCGGCTCAGTTACCAGCAAGCTGCTCAGCCATATAGCAACTAGCAAAGCCAGTAAGATAAACGGTAAGTTGGTTATGCTGAATACATCGAAGTACCAACCCAGGCCCGCTACCGCAGCAATAAACCCCACCGAACCCCACAGCCGTATGCGGCTGTAATGCTCAGGTTTACCCCCTAGGTGATCCAAGGTGACCACCTCATACTGGGCCAGTATTGCATTCCAAAAAAAACTAAAGCCCGCGACCACCAAGGCTAAGCTTAAAAAACTCTGATCGAAAAAAATAAAGGCAAAACACAGGCAGGATAACAAAGCCCCCAGCCTAACACCGTTGATGTGCTTATGATTATGGCGACACAACCAACTCCACA
Above is a window of Dasania marina DSM 21967 DNA encoding:
- a CDS encoding GGDEF domain-containing protein produces the protein MTNQPSPQCPVNEPSCPIIEEVITLRHEVAGLQQQVRTDSLTGLYNFRHFTAVLEQEMERTRRSQQATALIMVDLDHFKKVNDSWGHEVGNQALVSTAQILSKTTRQLDTSCRYGGEEFAVILPSIDIVTALQVAERIRATIALTPVMVAGQDIGLTASLGVALYETQQGSISAQQLVERADRCLYQAKDQGRNQVVHEVLERKPEFSVSLEEKAALSGMFGEYKE
- a CDS encoding FKBP-type peptidyl-prolyl cis-trans isomerase codes for the protein MFKVIVIIAVVVLVFLLYKFFAGNSQATEQNLQLGKDFLSTNGQAEEVVTTDSGLQYVLLQAGSGTVHPAASDRVKVHYHGTMINGVVFDSSVERGQAIEFGLNQVIKGWTEGLKTMVVGEKKRFFIPSDLAYGNRGAGQIPPGSTLIFEVELLAINP
- a CDS encoding DUF4870 family protein: MNNVPPKGNLVTFTYVIYCLHLFSAISGLMTPAFIVTAFLTGWPSLIAVILNYAKQDEVQDSYLASHFSWQIRTFWYALLWFAIAFALLFTLIGIPLGIIMFWVVGLWVMYRLIRGLLRLSNGRAMPMADTDY
- a CDS encoding FHA domain-containing protein codes for the protein MLKLQLKDKPSRSYWLVGEQLSVGSDSRCNVPLPGLGIQALHAHISMSNDSITLTPQPGCVCYVNNQQLSEAQTLQEGDEIRIGGERLLVIDPKKHSASAAASSSPKAAVKKPTVWTLVAEHPKLKDRPFLITDKSILGRSKAVNLFIPFKHLSRKHAELTVLGDTLHLKDLGSSNGCFVNGERVSEYTLTGGETVSFAFLDFVVHSPVAAKTDVAMDVTMVRSAITQADIERVQRERKTPSQSLDLSEIDQRQQQIEAQSQTSASKTWLWGGVAIVAVAVLAYGLWHYSA
- the ppnN gene encoding nucleotide 5'-monophosphate nucleosidase PpnN; amino-acid sequence: MEKIKRVFIRPNSSLNLLSHREIDGLSNPDNQIHALFKQCALAVLNTGAEDDDATKLTKAFSDFSIRAIPESRGIKLVVENAPAHAFVNGRMINGIQDHLFSVLRDIVYTHHKITSGGRFDFSSGDGITDAVFRILRNAGVVKPNRAPNLMVCWGGHAIQRNEYDYTKDVGYQLGLRGFDIATGCGVGAMKGPMKGAVIGHGKQQIRNGRYLGITEPGIIASESPNPTVNELVVLPDIEKRLEAFVRLSHGIIVFPGGAGTAEEVLFLLGLLMHPDNRDIPMPLIFTAPEESADYFKLLDAFIADTLGEQAQSFYQIIIGDPEKVAIQCSQGIEKVHKHRRLTNESYAYNWLLTIPHEMQQPFDPSHDNMRNLKLDREQPPHLLAAELRRAFSGIVAGNVKACGIERVKAHGPFQLQGDKSLIHALNDLLSNFVKQGRMKINGEYKPCYKL